DNA sequence from the Candidatus Methylomirabilota bacterium genome:
TCTTCACCTGGGACGTCGCCACGATCCCGACGAGCACGGCGCTCCAGGTACTACGTCCGGCCGGCGTGTGGGATCCCGTGCGACCGGCCATCGTGCTGCCCGAAGCGACGGACGACGCCGCGTGGGACGGCGGCTTCGAGCGCGGCTTCGCGGTGGTGAAGGATCGCGCGCTCGCCTACGGCTTCAGCGCCGTGCGCGGCGGCGGAGTCACCATCAATACCGACCTCGTGACGGAGGACCAGGTCAAGGGCCTCACCGAGCTGCTGAATCCCCGGTGGAAGGGCAAGCTGCTGCTGCCTGACGTGCGCGTGATGGGTGATGCCTTCTGGCCGATGACCAGTGCCCGTCTCCACCTGGGCGACGACGTCATCAAACGGCTCTTCGTAGACCAGGAGCCGGCCCTGAGCCGTGACAGCCGTCAGATCGCCGAGTTCATGGTCCGCGGCCGCTATCCGATCGCCCTCGGGGTCAACCCTCTGCTCCTGAGTCAATTCCAGCGCCAAGGCCTCGGCAAGAACCTCAAGCTCCTCCGCTTCCCCGAGCTGGACACGTTCAGCTCCGGCGCCAGTACCGTGTGGCTGATCAACCGGGCGCCGCATCCGAGCGCGGCGAAGCTCTTCATCAACTGGCTGCTCACCAAGGACGCCCAGGTCGCCTGGGCGCGTGAGGTCGAGACGAACAGCCGCCGCGTCGGCGTCGAGCCGGGCAATCCGCTGTATGCGGTGCCGCGGGGCGCCAAGTTCCTGCAGGTGGACGCGGAGGAAAACCTGGCCGAGGTCATCAAGACGCAGGACATCGCCAAGGCGGTGATGAAGTAACGGACCCGAGGGTGGGCCCAAGCGTGGGAACGACGCCCGGCATCAGCGAGACCGTCCTTTCGCTCGACGGCGTCACCAAGCTGTTCGGCCCGACGGCGGCGGTGGACCGCGTGTCGCTGTCGATCCGCCGTGGGGAGGTCTTCACCCTGCTCGGCCCCAGCGGCTGCGGCAAGACCACCACTTTGCGGCTCGTGGCCGGCCTGGAGCATCCCGACGCGGGCGAGATTACCCTGCGCGACCGCGTGGTGGCGTCGGCGTCCCGCCGGCTCTTCGCGGCGCCGAACCAGCGCAACCTCGGCATGGTCTTCCAGTCGTACGCCGTGTGGCCGCACATGACCGTGTTCGAGAACGTCGCCTACCCGCTCGAGGTGCGCGGCATGAAGCGGGCTCTCGTCCGCGACAAGGTCGCCCGCGTGCTCGACCTGGTGGGCCTGGGGGGGATGGAGGCCCGACCCGGCACGCTCCTGAGCGGCGGCCAGATGCAGCGCCTGGCCTTGTGCCGCGCCCTCGTGTACGAGCCGGATCTCTTGCTCCTGGACGAGCCCTTCAGCAACCTGGACGCGAAGCTGCGGGAGCAGATGCGCGTGGAGGTGAAGCTACTCCAGCGCCGCCTCGGCATCACCGTGCTCTTCGTCACCCATGACCAGGTCGAGGCCCTCAGCCTCTCCGACCGCATCGCGGTGATGCACCGCGGGCGCGTGGAGCAGGTCGGTCCCCCGCGCAGCCTGTACGAAGAGCCTGCCTCCGCCTTCGTGCGCGACTTTCT
Encoded proteins:
- a CDS encoding extracellular solute-binding protein; translation: MADERVSRRQLIQSVVLGGAALAMARGGSGAWAAAPSEWPQIVAAAKKEGKVVVNTFPGDGYKRALKAFTQAYPDIKVEHTGLHSQDFAPRILQERQASLFTWDVATIPTSTALQVLRPAGVWDPVRPAIVLPEATDDAAWDGGFERGFAVVKDRALAYGFSAVRGGGVTINTDLVTEDQVKGLTELLNPRWKGKLLLPDVRVMGDAFWPMTSARLHLGDDVIKRLFVDQEPALSRDSRQIAEFMVRGRYPIALGVNPLLLSQFQRQGLGKNLKLLRFPELDTFSSGASTVWLINRAPHPSAAKLFINWLLTKDAQVAWAREVETNSRRVGVEPGNPLYAVPRGAKFLQVDAEENLAEVIKTQDIAKAVMK
- a CDS encoding ABC transporter ATP-binding protein; the encoded protein is MGTTPGISETVLSLDGVTKLFGPTAAVDRVSLSIRRGEVFTLLGPSGCGKTTTLRLVAGLEHPDAGEITLRDRVVASASRRLFAAPNQRNLGMVFQSYAVWPHMTVFENVAYPLEVRGMKRALVRDKVARVLDLVGLGGMEARPGTLLSGGQMQRLALCRALVYEPDLLLLDEPFSNLDAKLREQMRVEVKLLQRRLGITVLFVTHDQVEALSLSDRIAVMHRGRVEQVGPPRSLYEEPASAFVRDFLGQTVILHGRVGPASSGHELARVAVELNGALSGRTLAGRAAPSVALAPGAAAHLAIRPEDIQVFPDDLAQGETNRLPGVIDTLSFVGDRYEARVALGGEYRIVLFLPRAREWREGERLQLGFPPETVSVWPA